CACTCCCGGCACGCCATGGCCATCCACCCCGGCTGGTTCGACCGCTCGCCGTGCGGCACGGGCACCAGCGCCCGCATGGCACAGTTGCACGCGCGCGGCGAACTCCCCCTGCACACCGAGTTCGTCAACGAGTCCTTCATCGGCACCCGGTTCACCGGGAGGCTGCTCGGCACCACCGAGGTGGCCGGCCGCCCGGCGGTGCTGCCCAGCTTCTCCGGACGCGCCTGGATCACCGGCACCGCCCAGTACCTGCTGGACCCCGAGGACCCCTTCCCGGCGGGGTTCGTCCTGTAAGCCGCCCACGCCCGACCACGAGAGGACCTCCGACCGTCATGGCCCCGCAGCACACCCCCGCCCTGCCCGTGCTGGGCAGCAGGAAACCCAGCCACCGGGAGCGGGTCGCGGACGCGCTGCGGGCCGCCCTGATCGCCGGTGAGCTGCTCCCCGGCCAGGTCTACTCGGCCCCCGGTCTCGCCGCCCGCTTCGGTGTCTCCGCCACCCCCGTGCGCGAGGCCATGCTCGACCTGGCCAAGGAGGGCCTCGTCGACACCGTGCCCAACAAGGGCTTCCGCGTCACCGCCGTCTCCGAGAAGCAGCTCGACGAGTACACCCACATCCGGGCGCTGATCGAGATCCCCACGACGGCGGGCCTCGCCGCCACGGCCGACCCGGCGGCGCTGGAGGCACTCCGGCCGGTCGCACAGGAGATAGTCGCCTCCGCCGCGGCCGGCGACCTCATCGCCTACGTCGAGGCCGACCTGCGCTTCCACCTCGGCCTGCTGGCCCTCGCCGGCAACGATCATCTCGTCGACGTCGTACGGGACCTCAGACGCCGCTCCCGGCTGTACGGACTGACCGCGCTCGCCGAGCAGGGGCGGCTGGAGGCGTCGGCGGAGGAACACCTGGAGATCCTGGAGGCGCTGCTCGCCCGGGACGGGGATGCCGTACGGGCGGTCATGACCCGGCACCTGAGCCACATCAGGGGCCTGTGGGCAAGCGCCCCCTAGGGGCGCGGGGAAATGCGCGACCCGCCCCCACAGCCCGCAGCCTCCGGAAGGCGTGCTGGACCGAGCTCTTAGGACGCCGCGGCTCCCCTCTTCGCGGCCTGGATCTGCTCGTACACACGCGTACGCAGCTCGGCGAAGCGCGGATCCACCCTGGTGTGCAACTGATCGCGCTCCTCGGGCAGATCGACCTTCAGCTGCTCCCGGACCACGGTGGGGGAGGCGGACAGCACGATCACCCGCTCCCCGAGGTAGACGGCCTCGTCGATGTCGTGGGTGACGAACAGGATCGTGATGCCGCGCTCCCGCCACAGCCCCCGGACCAGGTCCTCCAGATCGGCCCGGGTCTGCGCGTCCACCGCCGCGAACGGCTCGTCCATCAGCAGTACACGGGGCTCGTACGCCAGCGCCCGCGCGATGGCGGCCCGCTGCTGCATACCGCCGGACAACTGCCAGGGATACGCCCCCACGGCGTCCGCCAGCCCCACCGACTCCAGCGCGTCGCGGACCAGATCCCGGCGTCGGCCTTTGCTCAAGTCCTTCCGCCTCAGCGGGAGTTCGACGTTCTCGCCGACGCGCATCCAGGGGAAGAGGCTGCGCCCGTACTCCTGGAAGACGAACGCCATACCGGGCGGCGGACCGCTCACCTTCCGGCCCTCCAGGAACACTTCACCACCGGTCGGCGTGAGCAACCCTCCCACGCACTTCAGCAGCGTGGTCTTGCCACAGCCCGACGGCCCGACGAGACAGACGAGTTCTCCGGCGTCGACGGTGAAGGTGAGGTCGCGGAGCGCCTCCACACGCCGCCCCGACCCCTCGTAGACCTTCCGCAGACCCCGTACGTCGAGCATGGACCGCCCTTTCAAGAGGTTCACGGCGACCGCCGGACCGAGGCGCGCAGACCGTGATACCAGCCGAGCGCCCGCCGCTCGACCCACTGGAAGACGACCGACAGCAGGAAACCGAGCAGACCGAGCACGAGGATGCCGGTCCACATGTCCGGGATCGCGAAACCGCGCTGGAACTGGACGATGGTGAAACCGAGCCCGTTGCTCGCGGCGAACATCTCGCTGATCACCATGAGGATGATGCCGAGGGACAGCGCCTGGCGCAGACCCGCGAAGATCTGCGGGCTCGCCGACCGCAGGACCAGGTTCCTGAGCCGCGCCACGCCGGTGATGCCGTACGAGCGCGCCGTCTCGGCCATCACCGGGTCCACCGCCCGCACGCCCTCGACCGTGTTGAGCAGAACGGGCCACACGCAGCCGGCCGCGATCACCGTGACCTTCATCGTGTCGCCGATCCCCGCGAACAGCATGATGACCGGCACCAGCACCGGCGGTGGCACCGCCCGCAGGAACTCCAGGACCGGCTCGCACACCGCCCGCACGCGCCGGTAGGACCCGATGACCGTGCCGAGCGCCACACCCGCGACCGCCGCCAGCGCGTAACCGCCCGTCAGCCGCAGCACGCTCGGCAGGACGTCGCTCCGCAGGCGCTCCGCCGTCCACACGTGCGGGAAGGCCTCCAGGATCGTCCGCAGGGGCGGCCAGTACACGTCCGTACTGCCCGCGGAAGCCACCCACCAGACCGCGACCAGCAGGGCCGGCAGGGCGACGGCGAACACCAGCCGCAGCAGCGGACCCCTCACACCGCCACCTCCCCGCGCACCGACTGATGCCAGGCCAGCGCCCGCCGCTCCACCGTGCGCGCGCCGACGTTGATCAGCAGCCCCAGCAGCCCGGTCACCGCGATCAGCGCGTACATCTCGGGCACGGCCTGCGAGGCCTGTGCCACCCCGATGCGCCTGCCCAGCCCCGGTGCTCCGATGACGAGTTCGGACGTGATGGCGAGGATCAGCGCGACCGCGGCCGCCAGCCGGACACCGGTCATGACGTACGGCAGCGCGGTCGGCCACAGCACATGCCGGATCCGCGCCCAGGTACCGAGGCCGTACGACCGCGCCGTCTCGTCGGCGACGGGGTCGACGTCCTGGACGCCGTACAGAACCTGGATCAGGACCTGCCAGAAGGACGCGTAGACGACGAGGAGGAGCACCGAGCGCAGTTCGGTGCCGTACAGCAACACCGCCAGCGGGATCAGCGCGACCGACGGGATCGGGCGCAGGAACTCGATCGTCGAGGCCGTCGCCTCACGCAGATACGGCACGACCGAGATCAGCACGCCCACCACGATCCCCGCACAGGACGCGATCGCCAGGCCCAGTGCCCAGCCGGTGAGCGTGTCGCCGAGCGCCGTCCAGAAGGCCGAGTCGGCCGCCTCGTCCGCGAGCGCTTCGGCGATACGGCTGGTCGGCGGGAAGTAGGCCTCTTCGACCAGGCCGAGCCGCGGCACCGCCTCGCCCAGGGCGAGGAAGGCCGCGAGCCCGGCCGCACCGAGTGCGACGTCGGCTCCCCTCATGCGACTGCGTCCCTCACGGCAGCAGCTTGTCCAGGTCCGGCGTCGACTTGAACAGGCCGTCCTCCTCACCGAGTTTCATGAGCGCCTCGATGGAGGACCGGTTGGCCTCGGCCGGCCACTTCGGCAGGGTCACCTTCTTCAGCACCGCCGCCGGGATCTTCGTGTACGTGGTGACGATCTGGCGGGCCTCGTCCGGGTGGGCGTCCGCGTAGGCGAGGGACTCGGCGGTGGCGGCCTGGAACTTCTTCACCAGCTCAGGGTTCTGCTGCGCGTAGGCGGTGGAGGTGAAGTACATGGCGACGGTGAGGTCCGGTGCGACGTCCACCAGGGGCGAGGCGATCTGCACGCCGCCCTGGCTCTTGACGGTGGCGGTCGCCGGCTCGACCACCATGGCCGCGTCGACCTGGCCCTTGCCGAGGGCGGCCGGCATCTGGTCGAAGGCCAGCTCCACGAAGTTCACCTTGTCCGGATCGCCGCCCGCCTTGCGCACCGACGCGCGCACCGCGGTCTCGTTGATGTTCTTGAGGGTGTTGATGGCGACCTTCTTGCCCTCCAACTCCCGCGAGGACTTGACGGGGCTGCCCTTCTCGACCATGAGGGCGCCGAAGTCCTTGCCCGCCACGCCGGTCGACGCGATGCCGTTGGCGACGGCCCGCACCGGAACGCCGTTGGTCTGCGCGATCATCAGCGACGTCACGTTGGAGAATCCGAACTGGAACTGACCGCTGGCCACCCCCGGCACGATCGCCGCGCCGCCCTGCGCGGTGGTGAACCGCAGCTTCAGTCCCTGTTTCTCGAAGAAGCCCTTCTTCTGGCCCAGATAGAGCGGTGCCACATCGACGATGGGAATGAGTCCGACCTCGACGGTGGTCACCCCGCCGGACGAGGCGCCCGCGTCCGAGGCGCCACCACCACCGGACGAGCCGCAGGCCGCCGCGGTGAGCAGGACGGACACGGCCGCGAGACGGGTGAAGAGACGACGACGCATGACTCCTCCTGTGGGACCGGCTGTGGTGCTCCGACAGGTTGTGCGCAGACAGCACACTCGTGCTCAGCGAGAACGTAGAGCCGGGCCCGATCCATGGTCAATGCCTTTGTCCCACCGGCTCGTTGACATCACGAGATCCGCACTCCTAGCGTGCGCGGAGCGCACGGTCGTACGTCACGCCGGAGGCCCAGGATGTCCGCTGAAGCCCGCGCACCGCATTTCGTCCGGTCCTTCGAGCGCGGCCTCGCCGTGATCCGCGCCTTCGACGCCGAGCATCCGGCGCTGACCCTGAGCGAGGTCGCGCGTGCCTGCGAGCTGACGCGCGCGGCGGCGCGCCGTTTCCTGCTCACCCTCGCCGACCTCGGCTACGTCCACACCGACGGCCGCCGTTTCCGCCTCACCCCGCGGGTGCTGGAACTCGGTTACTCCTACCTCTCCAGCTACACGCTGCCCCAGATCGCCGAGCCCCATCTGGAGCAACTCGTCGCGCGGGTACGGGAATCGTCCTCGCTCTGTGTCCTCGACGGCGACGACATCGTGTACGTCGCCCGGGTCCCGACCCGCCGCATCATGACCGCGTCCATCACGGTCGGCACCCGCTTCCCGGCGTGCGTGACGTCGGTGGGCCGGGTGATCCTCGCCCACCTGCCGGACGAGGACGCCGAAGCCAGGCTCGCCCGGGCGGAGTTGAAGCCCCTCACCACCCGCACGATCGCCACGCCGGGGGCCCTGCGGACGGAGCTGCGCCGCGTCCGCCGGCAGGGCTACGCCGTCGTCGACCAGGAACTGGAGGAGGGGCTGAGGGCGGTCGCCGCCCCGGTACGGGACCGGGACGGCGATGTGGTCGCGGCCGTCAACATCGCCGTGCACGCCGGGCGCAACTCCGTCGATTCCATACGCCGCGACCTGTTGCCGCACCTGCTGGCGACCGTCGCCGGGATCGAGGCCGACCTGCGGATCACAAGTCCAGCACCAGCCGTTGCCCCCGGCACCGGGACACGCAGATCATCATCGTCTCGCCGCTCTCCCGCTCCTGAGGGGTGAGCACGGAGTCCCGGTGTTCCGGGGTGCCCTCGAGGACGTCGGTCTCACAGGTCCCGCAGGTGCCCTCGGTGCAGGAGTAGAGCACCTCGACCCCGGCGGCGCGCACGGCGTCCAGGACGGACACGTCCGGCGCGACGGTGAGTGCCCTGCCGCTCCGCGCCAGCTCCACCTCGAACCCGGTGTCGCCGCCGGTCTCCCGCTCCTTCGGCCGGAACCGCTCGACGCGCAGCACCGCGGACGGGCAGCGCTCCTCGACGGCGTCCAGCAGCGGCCCGGGGCCGCAGCAGTAGACGAGCGTGCCGTCGGGCACGTCGTCCAGCACGGACGGCAGGTCCAGCAGCCCCGTCTCGTCCTCGGGCGCGATCGTCACCCGGTCCCCGTACCGGGCGAGTTCCTCGCCGAACGCCATCGACCGGCGGCTGCGCCCGCCGTACAGCAGCGTCCACTCGGCGCCCGCGGCCTCGGCCGCCGCCAGCATCGGCAGGATCGGGGTGATGCCGATGCCGCCCGCGACGAAGCGGTAGCGGGGGGCGGGTTCCAGGCCGAAGTTGTTCCGGGGCCCGCGCACGCGGATCTTGTCGCCCTGCCCCACCTGCTCGTGCACATGGGCCGATCCGCCCCGGCCGTCCGGCTCGCGCAGCACCGCGATCCGCCAGGCCGACCGGTCCGCCGGATCGCCGCACAGCGAGTACTGCCGCTCCAGCCCGGGGCCGAGCACGACGTCGATGTGAGCGCCCGGCTCCCACGCCGGCAGCGGTTCGCCGAGCGGGTGGCGCAGCGTGAGGGCGAGCACGCCGTCGGCGGCCGAATCCCGCCGCTCCACGACGAGTTCGGCTTCGTACACGCTCATGAGCTGTTCCCTCGCGGCTCGTCGACGTCGTGGCCCTGCGGGTGGGCGAGCATCCACTCCCACATCTCCACCGGGTCCTGCGCGGTGTGCTCGCGGCCGCAGTGGCAGGTGCCGTGCAGGACGTCCGTGCCGGGCAGCCAGTCGATGCGGTAGATCTCGCCGGTCGGACTCGTCACTGGACCTTCTCCACGGGCTTCTCGCCTTCCTCGACCAGCCGGGCGAGGATACGGCGGGCGGCCAGACCACCGGTGTCGATGTTGATGCTCAGCTCCTGGTAGCCGGTGCGCTCGGTGCCGAGGGTCTTCTGGAGCAGGTTGAGGGCGGTGACGTCCTGCATCACGACCGTGTGGTTGTTCCCGCGCAGGAACTCGGTGACCTCGGCGTCGTCCGTCGCCCAGTCGCGCGAGACGGCCCAGAAGTCGTACACCTTGCCGTCGCCGGACGGTGTGATCGCGTACGTGATCTCGGTGTGGAAGCCGTTCGGGTCGCTGCCGTCCGCCTCGGGCAGCACACCGACCGGGGCGATGCGGCTGTGCAGCAGATACAGGCAGGGCGCGTGGTACTCGATGTCCTGCCAGCGGGTGATCCGGCCCTCGATGCCGGTCGACTTGGCGTAGAACGGCGGGCACTCGGCGTCGTCCATGTGCCGGCTCACCCGGACGATCCCGGCGCCCTCGTCGACCTCCGTGGTGATCGGCGTCTCGGCGACCTCGGGGGTGCCGATGTACCCGCCGTGCAGGTACGTCTCGTGCGACAGGTCCAAAAGGTTGTCGACGAGGAGCCCGTAGTCGCAGTCGATGGGCTCCATGCCGCGCACGGTGACCCAGCCGGGGGAGTCGAGGTGCCTGGCCCGCGGGATGCTCTGCGGATCGGCGAGCGCGGGGTCACCGATCCACACCCAGATCAGCGAGTCCTGCTCGACGACCGGGTAGGAGGCGACCCGGGCCGTGCGCGGCACCCTTTTCTGCCCCGGCACGTACACACACGTACCGGTCGTGTCGTACGTGAACCCGTGGTACCCGCACACGATCCGGTCGCCGTCGAGGCGCGTCGGGGCCTCGGACAGCGGGTACCGGCGGTGCACACACCGGTCGTGCAGCACGACCGGTGTGCCCTCCTCCTCGGTCCGGTAGAGCACGAGCGTCTCACCGAGAATCGTCCGTCCGAGCAACTCCCGCCCGACCTCGTGACTGTAGGCGGCGACGTACCACTGGTTCCTGGCGAAGGCGGTCATGTGAGGCATGGGCTTCCCGTCCCTGTCGGCGGGGCGTCGTCGCCCCGCGTGCCGTGGTTGGAATCAGGGTCGTGACGGCTGGGGCCGCCGCGCAAGGCGGCTTCTGCCAGGCGGAAGCGCTTCCGTGAAAGAGCAGGTCAGAGCCTTGGCCTGCGTGTCGCTGGTCACTGGCAGGGGCGGCGGAGTGGCGCCGCCGGGCGCTCCCGCCGACATGTGCGTCTCGTTCAGCGGGAGACCAGCAGTCCCCGCCCGCGCGGCACCCGACGCTCCACCATCAGCCGCAGGCCCCCAAGAGGGGGGACGAACTCGCCGGGTGCGACATCGAGTGCGATGTCGTCCAGCACGAGGTGCCGTCCGCCGGGCGTGCCCGGCTTGGCGATCGTGGGGGCCCTGGCCTCGTCACCTCTTGGGGGCTCATCGGGTCCGGCTGTCGTCAATCGGTGCCGAGACCGGCGTCGTCGACCTCTTTCTCGCCCTCGGCCTCGAGGATCTTGTTGAGCGGCGTGAGGTCGTAGATGCCCTTCAGGTCGGGCTTCTCCAGCAGACCGGCCTTGACCGCGTGCTCGGCCTGCGTGTTGAGGGTGGAGGCCAGCGGGTCGTCGAGGAAGGTGATGGACTTCCAGGCCGGGTCGATGACGTCGGCGGGCAGGGCCTTGCCGGAGAGTTCCTCCAGGGCCTTGTTCGCGGAGGCCTTGGCCTCCTCCGGGTTGGCGTTGATCCACTTGTTGGTCTTCACCGAGCCGCGCAGCACGGCCTCGACGACGTCCGGGTGTTTCTCCAGGAAGCTCTGCGACACGATGATGTTCGTGATCACGAACTTCTTGTCCGGCCACAGGCCGTCCTCGTCGAGCAGTACCTTCGCGCCCTCGGCGACCAGCTTGGACGCGGTCGGCTCGGGGACCCAGGCACCGTCGATGGAGCCGGACGTGTAGGCGTCCGGGGTGATCTTGTTGTCCGTGCGGACCACGGAGACGTCGCCCTGGCCGCTCGCCGCGTCGACCTTCCACCCCTTCTCGGCGATCCAGTTGAGGAACGCCACGTCCTGGGTGTTGCCGAGCTGCGGGGTGGCGATCTTCTTGCCCTTGAGGTCGTCCACGGTCTTGACCTTGTCCGGGTTGACGACGAGCTTCACACCGCCGGAGGCGGAACCGCTGATGATGCGCAGGTTCTTGCCGTTGGACTTGCTGTAGCCGTTGATGGCGGGGGAGGGACCGATCCAGCCGATGTCGATGGATCCGGCGTTGAGCGCCTCGATCTCGGACGGCCCGGCGTTGAACGTCGAGGCCTTGACCTCGGTGCCGCCGAGCTCCTTCTGGAGCAGGCCCTCCTGCACGCCCACCAGGGCGGTGGCGTGCGTGAGGTTGGGGAAGTAGCCGATCTTCACCTCGTCGGCGGAAAGCTTCCTGGCGTCCGCCGCGACCTCGGTCTGCTTGTCGTCGTCGGTGGCGTCGGATCCGTAGCCGCAGGCGCTGAGCAGGAGGGGGAGCGCTGCTACGACGGCGATGGTGCGCAGGGTGGTGAGCGGTCTTGCGGCAGACACGGAGGTGTCCTCTCAGGGAATGGGTTGATCAGGGAGATGCGGAAAGCGCGAGGCGCAGAGCTCATGGGCATGCGCCTGTGCTCCCTTCGCCGGTCCTCGGCGGCTGGAATGCCGTCGGGGGTCCGGGAGCGGAGTTGTGCGGGGATGGGCAGGCGCGGGTGGCGCTGCCGGCCGGAGGATGGTGTGCCCGACGGCGTCAGGCGGGCCGACAGATGGCGCTGGACGTGCGGCCGAGATCGATGTGGCGGCGCGAGGTGAGCAGCGGGAGCGACAGGTCTGTGCGCTTGCGCGTTCGCATGGCCGCCCCCATCGATTCCTAGTTTTCCTACCTGGCTGGTAGGGATCGTGGCAGAAGGTGGCGCTCGCCCCAAGGGGCTGCTCATATGCCGGACGCGGCCATCTCGCTTTTTGGATGCCTCGGTGATGGCCCAGCGTGTCAGGGGTTTACCCAGGCCTTCGGGGGGTCGGTCTGCTCGGCTACGCAGGCGGGCAGTCGGGCCGATGCGACGTCGGCGAGCGATGCCCTCAAGGATCTCGCGCACGTTGGACCGCAACGCGATCCACAGAGGGAGCAGTGACTCGGCGGGGCCGGTGTAGGACAGCTCGGGCGGGCGGACTCCGCGTACCGGGACCAGGGGGCCCTCCACGACGCGGATGACGTCGGCGATGCTGATCGACTCGGCGTCCGTTATCCCGTGAGGCTTCGGCCGGTACTTGCTACCGGCAGGCCGCCGGGCGGGAGCGGGTGCCCCTGCCCGGCGGCCGCGCGTGGCGGGTGCGGTGCTCAGGCCGCGGCCGGGGTGTAGTGGGCGGCGTCGTCGCCCTCGATGACGTGGCTGAGAGTGCCGTCGACACCGGCCGGGACGTCGCCCGCGACGGTCACCCGATGCAGCAGGCGCGGCAGGTCGCCGTAGTCGTCGGGGGCGTAGTGCTGGGTGATGCGGTTGTCGAAGAGGACGAGGTCGCCCGGCTTCCAGGCCACGCGC
This region of Streptomyces caelestis genomic DNA includes:
- a CDS encoding ABC transporter permease, with the protein product MRGPLLRLVFAVALPALLVAVWWVASAGSTDVYWPPLRTILEAFPHVWTAERLRSDVLPSVLRLTGGYALAAVAGVALGTVIGSYRRVRAVCEPVLEFLRAVPPPVLVPVIMLFAGIGDTMKVTVIAAGCVWPVLLNTVEGVRAVDPVMAETARSYGITGVARLRNLVLRSASPQIFAGLRQALSLGIILMVISEMFAASNGLGFTIVQFQRGFAIPDMWTGILVLGLLGFLLSVVFQWVERRALGWYHGLRASVRRSP
- a CDS encoding ABC transporter substrate-binding protein; translation: MSAARPLTTLRTIAVVAALPLLLSACGYGSDATDDDKQTEVAADARKLSADEVKIGYFPNLTHATALVGVQEGLLQKELGGTEVKASTFNAGPSEIEALNAGSIDIGWIGPSPAINGYSKSNGKNLRIISGSASGGVKLVVNPDKVKTVDDLKGKKIATPQLGNTQDVAFLNWIAEKGWKVDAASGQGDVSVVRTDNKITPDAYTSGSIDGAWVPEPTASKLVAEGAKVLLDEDGLWPDKKFVITNIIVSQSFLEKHPDVVEAVLRGSVKTNKWINANPEEAKASANKALEELSGKALPADVIDPAWKSITFLDDPLASTLNTQAEHAVKAGLLEKPDLKGIYDLTPLNKILEAEGEKEVDDAGLGTD
- a CDS encoding ABC transporter ATP-binding protein; this translates as MLDVRGLRKVYEGSGRRVEALRDLTFTVDAGELVCLVGPSGCGKTTLLKCVGGLLTPTGGEVFLEGRKVSGPPPGMAFVFQEYGRSLFPWMRVGENVELPLRRKDLSKGRRRDLVRDALESVGLADAVGAYPWQLSGGMQQRAAIARALAYEPRVLLMDEPFAAVDAQTRADLEDLVRGLWRERGITILFVTHDIDEAVYLGERVIVLSASPTVVREQLKVDLPEERDQLHTRVDPRFAELRTRVYEQIQAAKRGAAAS
- a CDS encoding IclR family transcriptional regulator domain-containing protein, which produces MSAEARAPHFVRSFERGLAVIRAFDAEHPALTLSEVARACELTRAAARRFLLTLADLGYVHTDGRRFRLTPRVLELGYSYLSSYTLPQIAEPHLEQLVARVRESSSLCVLDGDDIVYVARVPTRRIMTASITVGTRFPACVTSVGRVILAHLPDEDAEARLARAELKPLTTRTIATPGALRTELRRVRRQGYAVVDQELEEGLRAVAAPVRDRDGDVVAAVNIAVHAGRNSVDSIRRDLLPHLLATVAGIEADLRITSPAPAVAPGTGTRRSSSSRRSPAPEG
- a CDS encoding PDR/VanB family oxidoreductase, which gives rise to MSVYEAELVVERRDSAADGVLALTLRHPLGEPLPAWEPGAHIDVVLGPGLERQYSLCGDPADRSAWRIAVLREPDGRGGSAHVHEQVGQGDKIRVRGPRNNFGLEPAPRYRFVAGGIGITPILPMLAAAEAAGAEWTLLYGGRSRRSMAFGEELARYGDRVTIAPEDETGLLDLPSVLDDVPDGTLVYCCGPGPLLDAVEERCPSAVLRVERFRPKERETGGDTGFEVELARSGRALTVAPDVSVLDAVRAAGVEVLYSCTEGTCGTCETDVLEGTPEHRDSVLTPQERESGETMMICVSRCRGQRLVLDL
- a CDS encoding ABC transporter permease yields the protein MRGADVALGAAGLAAFLALGEAVPRLGLVEEAYFPPTSRIAEALADEAADSAFWTALGDTLTGWALGLAIASCAGIVVGVLISVVPYLREATASTIEFLRPIPSVALIPLAVLLYGTELRSVLLLVVYASFWQVLIQVLYGVQDVDPVADETARSYGLGTWARIRHVLWPTALPYVMTGVRLAAAVALILAITSELVIGAPGLGRRIGVAQASQAVPEMYALIAVTGLLGLLINVGARTVERRALAWHQSVRGEVAV
- a CDS encoding GntR family transcriptional regulator — protein: MAPQHTPALPVLGSRKPSHRERVADALRAALIAGELLPGQVYSAPGLAARFGVSATPVREAMLDLAKEGLVDTVPNKGFRVTAVSEKQLDEYTHIRALIEIPTTAGLAATADPAALEALRPVAQEIVASAAAGDLIAYVEADLRFHLGLLALAGNDHLVDVVRDLRRRSRLYGLTALAEQGRLEASAEEHLEILEALLARDGDAVRAVMTRHLSHIRGLWASAP
- a CDS encoding ABC transporter substrate-binding protein; this translates as MRRRLFTRLAAVSVLLTAAACGSSGGGGASDAGASSGGVTTVEVGLIPIVDVAPLYLGQKKGFFEKQGLKLRFTTAQGGAAIVPGVASGQFQFGFSNVTSLMIAQTNGVPVRAVANGIASTGVAGKDFGALMVEKGSPVKSSRELEGKKVAINTLKNINETAVRASVRKAGGDPDKVNFVELAFDQMPAALGKGQVDAAMVVEPATATVKSQGGVQIASPLVDVAPDLTVAMYFTSTAYAQQNPELVKKFQAATAESLAYADAHPDEARQIVTTYTKIPAAVLKKVTLPKWPAEANRSSIEALMKLGEEDGLFKSTPDLDKLLP
- a CDS encoding putative leader peptide; protein product: MRTRKRTDLSLPLLTSRRHIDLGRTSSAICRPA
- a CDS encoding aromatic ring-hydroxylating dioxygenase subunit alpha, translated to MPHMTAFARNQWYVAAYSHEVGRELLGRTILGETLVLYRTEEEGTPVVLHDRCVHRRYPLSEAPTRLDGDRIVCGYHGFTYDTTGTCVYVPGQKRVPRTARVASYPVVEQDSLIWVWIGDPALADPQSIPRARHLDSPGWVTVRGMEPIDCDYGLLVDNLLDLSHETYLHGGYIGTPEVAETPITTEVDEGAGIVRVSRHMDDAECPPFYAKSTGIEGRITRWQDIEYHAPCLYLLHSRIAPVGVLPEADGSDPNGFHTEITYAITPSGDGKVYDFWAVSRDWATDDAEVTEFLRGNNHTVVMQDVTALNLLQKTLGTERTGYQELSINIDTGGLAARRILARLVEEGEKPVEKVQ